The DNA segment aaaattcacaaaattccaaaacaattaaataatagTAATCAAAAGAGTCAAATacacatataatttttttgagtAATTTTAATATGATCTATCATATTATAATGGATTAAaacttcaaaatattaaaaaataaattttaaacctaatccaatttcataaaatttataaaataaaatttatccacCAACGCCGCCACCACCACCTGCGTTAGATCTCACAAAACAAGTTACAATTAGACTAACAATAAATGCATGATCGATATTTGGACACACAGTCACCATGTACTTCTCTCTGCTGAATATGGGGCCAGACTTTTTACTTATCTGCAGCAACAATTATTTCTATGAGTAACAagctataatatataattatatataatgtgATTAAATAATCATATATTTTCCTTCAAAATGATAAttacatattaaaattaaattacctGGGCAACAAGAATGTTGGAATCGCCTATGTAAACATCCCAAGAGGATCCAAACCAATTTCCTTTGACCTTGAAGTCACAAACACCAGTGAGATTATTTGCCAGGAACACATAGTTTCGTCCTTAGCTGAAATAATGAGGATTTTTCCCTTCTAAAGATCAAATCCCTAGGTTCTGCACTTTGACCTCTAAATGCTTTCCAACTATCACACCAAATCTGTATGATCCAACAACTTTCAAACTTAAATCTCAGCAACCATCAAATACTCGTACACTTCAATTTAAGACACTGATTAAGACACTAATATTTGGTTCATCAAAATCGATccattaattttattctttcatGCCATTTTGATAAAATGATATATGGGTAcgtttcaatattttttttttcgaaaataagaagaaaaagaaaataaatatcttACAGACAAAGTAACATATGCACATATATACATCAGGACTGCATGAGATGTTGGTGTTTAATTAAAGAGGAAAAAAGTATGaattaattacaaattataCTTTATTTGATAGCGGTTTGAGGTACTCGGTTAAGATCAACtagttataataaatttttaaatttatatcatatattaaaaatataacataaattttaaatttaatttaattttataaaaccatTTATAAGAGATCTCCAacattattgaataaaaaaaagttgaagatATGAATGAACTAACCGATCCGCGAAGATGAACAATGGGATTTCCAGAAGCGTCAAACAAGTACATGTGTCTGCGGATGCTTGCAATACTGCTCTTGACACTGAAAACTATGTTTCCATTGCTGTTTGTCACAGTGAATTTTTCACCTATACTCCTCTCCCTTGTGATTATCAGATGAACAGAATCTGGACCTGCAGtattatataattaacaaataaccactataaattaattaaaaaaagtaaataatcaattaattataaaatatattttatttttagtataataaagaaaaatattatagtattaatttaatttttttaattttatttcaattttgttaataattaaaataattaaacatatcTTTAGTAGTTTTTAGTCATAATTACAcagaaattaattaattttggaaagagtcattttatcttttattgtttacttttattgttctgtaattctttttattatacttaactgattatttacaaaaacaaatataaacaaatttgaATTACCATAGCTAACAAGATGAACAAGATGAAGATGAATTATAATTAAGAATGAAGAGATAGCGTAAACGacatatattaaaagaaaacttAAATGACAGCAAAGGGGAAATAAgaagtttaaaataatttagttatgTATATCAAAGTATACATATGAATACGTTGCAAATATGTATGCATAAGATCATATATATACCTGGAGCACAGTAGTGAGAGGCGATGATGGGGGTGCCAAAGGGTGGTGATAACTGGTCTGCCATATTTGATGGTTTCAAGGATGAGGCAGAAGAATATGATAGTTTAATTTGCAGAATCAGAAACTGAAACTTTGTTATCTGCAATGGTGAAGCATGTTATTGTAGGGATACATTTTCTTTGCGTATAAGAAATGAGACACCCGTTTTGTTATCTGCAATGATGACCACCCGTTTTGACTGACAAAGTTGAAATGTCAACCTATGTTAATAAGAAATGAGATATTCCACCCGCACAATGAATCATATCATGAAAAGGTAAACTATTACAAAAATAAGGATAAGTTATTTTATTAAGCTTGTTTAATGTGATGATAAGTGTACAAAACATAACCGAGAGAGAGGTTAAGCCGAAAGCTAAATACAAACAGAGAGGTTAtgcataaaagaataaaataaaatataaatattattattataataagacCCAATTAAATAAAAGTCTGCATTAAGGGGTgcataaatgataaaaaagtgTATGAAGAAAGCCCAAAGGTAAGAGCATAAGCCCATTAAGAAAACTGTATAAATAGGAGGTAACATAAGAGGTAAGTAAGAGTGATTTTTATCTTATGAACATTAAACcatttctgactttggcatcggagcgacttgcaggtacaCCCCCCATCTGTgtgaaggagaagccgagagcacctacCTTGAGGAGAAGCTGAGAGCACCCAACGTGAGGAGAAGCCTAGAGTATCCAGCCCAAGAAGAAACCGAGAGAGTCCAGCCCAAGATTGGAAGATTTGTATAAGAGTTAATCTTGTCAACCTAATTctagtgttcttggtccttgttgtaagaacattttggcgcccaccgtggggccgagaagTAGCTGAAAAAGGTTGAAGACAAGATGAATCAAAGAGAAGAACAAGGTGGAGAGCAGGCAGACAATATTAACATGTCAATGGCAATGTTGGTACAACTACAAAAAGAATTTGAGATGTTAaagaagaataatgaagaagaattAAGTATGTTGAGAGCCAAAAATGCACATATGAGAAGAAAGTTACAAGAGgaaacaattttaaattcatCCTTTGAAACTGTTCAGCCTAGAGCACATGTGAACGAAAGGATTCATCACAATGAAAGTTCCCAAACCAAAAGAAGATTGCTTGAAAACTCTGGGGGTTTTGCAGGAGCATCTTCCAGAAAGCATCCGTTCTATGATGTTATAGTTGATACTCCATTACCTGACAATTGGAAAATTTTGACCATTGACAAATATGATGGAAGTACAGACCCTGATGAACATATTGCAATATACACCACTCAGATCAGTTTATATACATGGAATGATGTTGTTATATGCAGGGTGTTCCCTACGACGCTGAAAGGAGCAGCATTAAGTTGGTTCACGCGCCTCCCACCTTTGAGTGTTGATTGTTTCGATACATTGGTGGAAAAGTTTGGTGCTCATTTTGCAACTATTCGCCCTCATCATTTAACATCAATTGCCTTAGTAAACATAAGACAAGAGAAGGGAGAGTCGTTAAGAATGTTCATGGAACGCTTTGGAAAGGTCGCCTTGGGTATTCGAAATCTCAGCCCAGAGGTTACCATGCATCATATGATAACAACATTAAAACCGGGACCATTTGCCGACAGCCTTTGCAAAAAACCCGCAGCTAATTTGGATGAACTAAGGCAGCGGGCGTCAAAATTTATGCAGATGGAAGAACTAAGAGAGTTCCGAAACCAGGTAAGGGTTGATGGAGGTGAGAAGAGGGTGATGGAAAGAGAAAGTGGACCTATGGTCAGAAGAGCCTGAGAAGAGTTTAGAAGTCGAAAATTCCAACAATACACACCTTTGAATACAAACAGAACAAGAGTTCTACAGGAAGCTATGGCTGCAGAAATAATACCGCCACCAAGAAAAGCAAGAACACCGGAGAGAGCAGATCACACTAAACATTGTgaatatcataaaaatcatggtCATCATACAGAAGAATGTATTGGGTTGAAAGATAGAATAGAAGAATTAATTCA comes from the Phaseolus vulgaris cultivar G19833 chromosome 8, P. vulgaris v2.0, whole genome shotgun sequence genome and includes:
- the LOC137825382 gene encoding protein LURP-one-related 15-like isoform X2 — its product is MADQLSPPFGTPIIASHYCAPDSVHLIITRERSIGEKFTVTNSNGNIVFSVKSSIASIRRHMYLFDASGNPIVHLRGSIWCDSWKAFRGQSAEPRDLIFRREKSSLFQLRTKLCVPGK
- the LOC137825382 gene encoding protein LURP-one-related 15-like isoform X1, with product MADQLSPPFGTPIIASHYCAPGPDSVHLIITRERSIGEKFTVTNSNGNIVFSVKSSIASIRRHMYLFDASGNPIVHLRGSIWCDSWKAFRGQSAEPRDLIFRREKSSLFQLRTKLCVPGK